A window of the Lactuca sativa cultivar Salinas chromosome 7, Lsat_Salinas_v11, whole genome shotgun sequence genome harbors these coding sequences:
- the LOC128127367 gene encoding anther-specific protein SF18-like encodes MHSTEIATAVKFCERMSQTWNGKCNNKKCDKKCIDWEKAIHGACHSREGKSGCFCYFDCAKKPPKDSVPAPPGFTSPGKGSKPPRKGSKPPPATGGGGGSSTPPAGGGGGSSPPAGGGGGGGGGGGGGSSPPAAGGGGGGSSPPAAGGGGGGGGSSPPAAGGGGGGSSPPAAGGSGRSSPPAAGGGGSSPPAAGGGGGGSSPPAAGGGGGRSSPPAAGGGSPPPTGGDKPCHHFEDYFTCMQACGVQNRNRKRATSFN; translated from the exons ATGCATTCAACAGAAATCGCGACTGCCGTAAAATTTTGTGAACGTATGAGCCAAACGTGGAATGGAAAGTGCAATAACAAGAAGTGTGATAAAAAATGCATTGATTGGGAGAAAGCAATACACGGAGCTTGTCACTCGCGTGAAGGGAAATCTGGTTGCTTCTGCTACTTTGACTGTGCCAAGAAACCTCCAAAAGATTCTGTACCGGCTCCTCCCGGATTCACATCTCCTGGAAAAGGTTCAAAACCACCTAGAAAAGGGTCAAAACCACCTCCTGCTACCGGTGGCGGTGGTGGATCATCAACTCCTCCTGCAGGTGGCGGTGGCGGATCATCACCTCctgctggtggtggtggtggtggtgg cggtggcggtggcggtggaTCATCACCTCCTGCGgctggtggcggtggtggtggatcATCACCTCCTGCTgccggtggcggtggtggtggaggtggatcaTCACCTCCTGCTGccggtggcggtggcggtggaTCATCACCTCCTGCTGCTGGTGGCAGTGGCCGATCATCACCTCCTGCTGCCGGTGGCGGTGGATCATCACCTCCTGCTGCCGGTGGCGGTGGCGGCGGATCATCACCTCCTGCtgccggtggtggtggtggccgaTCATCACCTCCTGCTGCCGGTGGCGGGTCTCCGCCTCCTACTGGTGGCGATAAACCATGTCACCATTTCGAAGACTATTTCACTTGCATGCAGGCCTGCGGGGTCCAAAATCGAAACCGAAAAAGAGCTACATCCTTCAATTAG